AGGTCGCCTGATGTCCGATACCGCAGTTCAGACCCGGCAGGTGACGCCGGAGGTCGCGGGCGAGGGGCATGACCCGGTGCTGTCGGCGCGTCTCGACGCGCTCGATCTGCCGCAGGGTGGGTTCACGGCGCCGGCCCGCAAGGACGCGCTGACACGGCTGCGCGATATGGGCCTGCCGAAGCCGCGTGACGAGTATTGGCGCTACACCAACCCGGCTTCGTTCAATGCGGCCGTACCCGCGCCGCTGCCGCTGGCCGGAAAATCCCCGGACAGCCCGTTATTCGAGGATCTGGACCGTCTGAAGCTGGTTTTTGTCGACGGTGTGTTCGATGCGGCGGAATCCGACGATCTGGCGCTTGACGGGGTGGAGATCGACATGCTCGCCTCTGCCGATCAGAACGGCACCCATTGGGCCGGTGCGCTTTACGGCACGCTTGAGGCCGCGTCGCAGGAACGCGTGGCCCGTCCGATGGGGGCGCTGAATACGGCAGCCGCGCGGGATGGCGCGCTGATCCGTGTCAACGCGACGCCCTCGCGCCCGGTGCATATCATCCATCGTCGCCGGGATGAGGATGCGGATGTCTATTACCACCATGTCATCCAAATCGGGGCGGGGGCGGAATTCACGCTCTTGGAAACCGGCATGACCGGCGCGCGCTCGAACCATGTGCTGGAGGTCGATCTGGCCGATGGCGCGAAGTTTCACCACATCACGGCAAAACGGGCCGGGCATCAGAAAATCGGCTGGGGCGGGGTCTTTGCCCGCGTCGCTGCGAATGCGCAGTTCAAGGCGTTCACCCTGTCGGTGAACGGCAC
The genomic region above belongs to Paracoccus sp. SCSIO 75233 and contains:
- a CDS encoding SufD family Fe-S cluster assembly protein; this translates as MSDTAVQTRQVTPEVAGEGHDPVLSARLDALDLPQGGFTAPARKDALTRLRDMGLPKPRDEYWRYTNPASFNAAVPAPLPLAGKSPDSPLFEDLDRLKLVFVDGVFDAAESDDLALDGVEIDMLASADQNGTHWAGALYGTLEAASQERVARPMGALNTAAARDGALIRVNATPSRPVHIIHRRRDEDADVYYHHVIQIGAGAEFTLLETGMTGARSNHVLEVDLADGAKFHHITAKRAGHQKIGWGGVFARVAANAQFKAFTLSVNGTMMRHEAVIDIVGDDAVAHIAAAVLGDADRGDFHHDDTVFITHAAERCESRQVFKKVLKNGAKGIFQGKILVQPGAQKTDGYQISQALLLDDNSQFLGKPELEIYADDVQCSHGSTTGAIDETALFYLRSRGVPKERAIILMILSFLADALEEVEDEGLREQISNRLDAWLTRHA